A genome region from Flavobacterium sp. CFS9 includes the following:
- a CDS encoding MarR family winged helix-turn-helix transcriptional regulator, giving the protein MKEKTIDYILRATWQAVSRMYNEEAAKYDATMATGFALLSIDKEEGTPSTALGPRMGMEATSLTRTLKSMEDKGLIVRKKNPTDGRGVLIYLTEFGKEKRDLSKNTVLKFNETVRKHVSDEKLNHFIEVSEIINELIQDKNIFNQTEKSENE; this is encoded by the coding sequence ATGAAAGAGAAAACAATAGATTATATTCTGCGTGCTACATGGCAAGCTGTATCAAGAATGTACAACGAAGAGGCTGCTAAGTACGATGCCACAATGGCTACCGGGTTTGCCCTTTTGAGTATAGATAAGGAAGAAGGAACCCCATCGACAGCTTTGGGTCCCCGAATGGGCATGGAAGCCACAAGCCTTACCAGAACATTGAAATCTATGGAAGATAAAGGTTTGATTGTTCGCAAAAAAAACCCAACGGATGGTCGCGGTGTTTTGATTTACCTGACCGAATTTGGAAAAGAAAAAAGAGATTTATCTAAAAATACAGTTCTGAAATTTAATGAAACGGTAAGAAAACATGTTTCTGATGAGAAACTAAACCATTTTATCGAGGTTTCTGAAATCATAAACGAATTAATTCAGGATAAGAACATATTCAATCAAACAGAAAAATCAGAAAATGAATAG
- a CDS encoding 3-hydroxyacyl-CoA dehydrogenase NAD-binding domain-containing protein, with product MKRTIKKVAVIGSGIMGSGIACHFANIGVEVLLLDIVPRELTEAEAKKGLTLESKAVRNRVVNEHLANSLKSKPSPIYSQKFANRITTGNTTDDMAKIANVDWIIEVVVERLDIKKLVFEQIEQFRKPGTLVTSNTSGIPIHFMSEGRSEDFQQHFCGTHFFNPARYLKLFEIIPGPKTSTEVLDFLNEYGSKFLGKTSVVAKDTPAFIGNRIGIYGIQSLFHLVKEMGLTIEEVDKLTGPVIGRPKSATFRTVDVVGLDTLVHVANGIYENCPNDEQHELFKLPDFINKMMENNWLGSKTGQGFYKKVDKDILSLDLETLEYRAAKKANFATLELTKTIDKPINRFKVLVKGKDKAGEFYRKSFAGMFAYVSNRIPEISDELYKIDDAMKAGFGWENGPFEIWDAIGVANGIEIMKAEGLAPAAWVTEMLASGSDSFYSVKEGATFFYNIPTKSQTKVPGQDSFIILNNIRESKKVWSNSGAIIEDLGDGILNLEFQSKMNTIGGDVLQAINKAIDLSEKEYQGLVIGNQAANFSVGANIGMIFMMAVEQEYDELNMAIKLFQDTMMRVRYSSIPVIVAPHGMTFGGGCEMSLHADKVVAAAETYMGLVEFGVGVLPGGGGSKEMALRASDLFRKNDVELNVLQEYFLTIAMAKVSTSGYEAFDTGLLQHGKDIIVVNKDRQIAEAKKHALLMAEAGYTQPIRRTDVKVLGKQALGMFLVGTDQMQAGKYISEHDRKIANKLAYVMAGGDLSEATLVSEQYLLDIEREAFLSLCTERKTLERIQYMLTKGKPLRN from the coding sequence ATGAAACGCACAATTAAAAAAGTCGCTGTAATTGGATCCGGAATTATGGGTTCGGGAATAGCTTGCCATTTTGCCAATATTGGTGTTGAAGTTTTACTGCTTGACATCGTACCACGCGAGTTGACAGAAGCTGAAGCTAAAAAAGGATTAACGCTTGAAAGTAAAGCTGTTCGCAACCGAGTAGTAAATGAGCATCTGGCGAATTCATTAAAATCAAAACCATCTCCTATTTACAGTCAAAAATTCGCAAACCGAATCACCACTGGAAATACAACAGATGATATGGCAAAAATTGCCAATGTGGATTGGATTATTGAAGTAGTTGTGGAGCGTCTGGATATTAAAAAACTGGTATTCGAACAAATCGAGCAGTTCCGTAAACCGGGAACTTTAGTTACTTCGAATACTTCCGGTATTCCAATTCACTTCATGAGTGAAGGAAGAAGCGAAGATTTCCAACAACACTTCTGCGGAACTCACTTTTTTAACCCTGCGCGTTACTTAAAGTTATTTGAAATTATTCCTGGTCCAAAAACTTCAACTGAGGTATTGGATTTCTTAAACGAATACGGATCTAAATTCTTAGGAAAAACTTCGGTTGTTGCTAAAGATACTCCGGCGTTTATTGGAAACAGAATTGGTATTTACGGAATTCAGAGTTTATTCCATTTAGTAAAAGAAATGGGATTAACGATTGAAGAAGTGGATAAATTAACCGGACCGGTAATTGGCCGTCCAAAATCGGCTACTTTCCGTACCGTTGACGTGGTTGGTTTAGATACTTTGGTACACGTTGCCAACGGTATTTACGAAAACTGCCCGAACGACGAACAACACGAATTGTTCAAACTTCCGGATTTCATCAACAAAATGATGGAAAATAACTGGTTAGGAAGTAAAACCGGGCAAGGTTTCTACAAAAAAGTAGACAAGGATATTCTTTCTCTTGACTTAGAGACTTTAGAATACCGCGCTGCTAAAAAAGCAAATTTTGCGACTCTTGAACTGACTAAAACTATCGATAAACCGATCAATCGTTTTAAAGTTTTAGTAAAAGGAAAAGACAAAGCGGGAGAATTCTACCGTAAGAGTTTCGCCGGAATGTTTGCTTATGTATCCAACAGAATTCCTGAAATCTCAGACGAATTATATAAAATTGACGATGCCATGAAAGCTGGTTTTGGGTGGGAAAATGGTCCGTTCGAAATCTGGGACGCTATTGGTGTTGCCAACGGAATCGAAATCATGAAAGCCGAAGGTTTAGCACCTGCTGCCTGGGTTACTGAAATGTTAGCTTCCGGAAGTGACAGTTTCTATTCTGTAAAAGAAGGAGCAACTTTCTTCTATAATATTCCAACAAAATCACAAACTAAAGTTCCTGGACAAGATTCATTCATTATCCTGAACAACATCCGCGAAAGCAAAAAAGTCTGGAGCAACAGTGGAGCTATTATCGAAGATTTAGGAGACGGAATCTTAAACTTAGAATTCCAGTCTAAAATGAATACCATTGGTGGAGATGTACTTCAGGCCATCAATAAAGCCATTGACTTATCTGAAAAAGAATACCAAGGTTTGGTTATTGGAAATCAGGCAGCGAATTTCTCTGTTGGAGCTAATATCGGAATGATTTTCATGATGGCAGTGGAACAGGAATATGACGAATTGAATATGGCGATCAAATTGTTCCAGGACACAATGATGCGCGTTCGTTATTCTTCGATTCCGGTTATCGTAGCACCTCACGGAATGACTTTTGGCGGTGGATGCGAAATGAGTTTACACGCTGATAAAGTAGTAGCTGCTGCTGAGACTTACATGGGATTAGTGGAATTTGGTGTTGGTGTACTTCCTGGTGGTGGTGGATCTAAAGAAATGGCTTTAAGAGCTTCTGATTTATTCCGTAAAAACGACGTGGAATTAAACGTTCTTCAGGAGTATTTCCTGACTATCGCTATGGCTAAAGTTTCGACTTCCGGTTACGAAGCTTTTGATACCGGACTTTTACAACACGGAAAAGATATTATCGTAGTCAACAAAGACCGTCAGATTGCAGAAGCTAAGAAACACGCTTTGTTAATGGCAGAAGCGGGTTATACACAGCCTATCAGAAGAACGGACGTGAAAGTATTAGGAAAACAAGCTCTTGGAATGTTCTTAGTAGGAACGGATCAAATGCAAGCGGGTAAATACATTTCTGAGCACGATAGAAAAATCGCAAACAAACTGGCTTACGTCATGGCAGGTGGTGATTTATCTGAAGCTACTTTAGTATCTGAACAATATTTATTAGATATCGAACGTGAAGCTTTCTTGAGTTTATGTACTGAAAGAAAAACTTTGGAGAGAATCCAATATATGTTAACTAAAGGAAAACCACTTAGAAATTAG
- a CDS encoding acetyl-CoA C-acyltransferase: MKTAYIVKAYRTAVGKAPKGVFRFKRPDELAAETIQFMMDELPDFDKKRIDDVMVGNAMPEAEQGLNVGRLISLMGLKVEDVPGVTVNRYCASGLETIGMATAKIQSGMADCIIAGGAESMSYIPMGGYKPTPDYKVAAAGHEDYYWGMGLTAEAVANQYKISREDQDEFAYNSHMKALKAQAEGKFDKQIVPITVEQTFINENGKKETTSYVVNKDEGPRAGTTKEALAGLRAVFAADGSVTAGNSSQMSDGAAFVLIMSEEMVKELNLEPIARLVNFASSGVEPRIMGIGPVKAIPKALKQAGLTLNDIELIELNEAFASQALAVTRELNINPEIVNVNGGAISLGHPLGCTGAKLSVQLFDEMKRRGNKYGIVSMCVGTGQGSAGIYEVL, translated from the coding sequence ATGAAAACAGCATATATAGTAAAAGCATATAGAACCGCAGTTGGAAAAGCTCCAAAAGGGGTTTTCAGATTCAAAAGACCTGATGAATTAGCGGCTGAAACCATTCAGTTTATGATGGATGAACTGCCTGATTTCGACAAAAAACGTATCGATGACGTTATGGTAGGAAATGCCATGCCGGAAGCAGAACAAGGTCTTAACGTTGGACGTTTAATCTCTCTTATGGGATTAAAAGTAGAAGACGTTCCCGGAGTTACCGTAAACCGTTACTGTGCTTCAGGATTAGAAACGATCGGAATGGCAACTGCTAAAATCCAGTCAGGAATGGCAGATTGTATCATCGCCGGTGGTGCAGAAAGTATGAGTTATATTCCGATGGGAGGTTACAAACCAACTCCGGATTATAAAGTGGCTGCTGCAGGTCATGAGGATTACTATTGGGGAATGGGTTTAACAGCTGAAGCGGTTGCCAACCAATACAAAATCTCCAGAGAAGATCAGGATGAGTTTGCTTACAATTCTCATATGAAAGCCTTAAAAGCGCAGGCGGAAGGAAAATTCGACAAACAAATCGTTCCAATTACTGTTGAGCAGACTTTCATCAACGAAAATGGTAAAAAAGAAACCACATCATACGTTGTAAATAAAGACGAAGGCCCAAGAGCCGGAACAACTAAAGAAGCTTTAGCAGGTTTAAGAGCCGTTTTTGCTGCAGACGGAAGTGTAACTGCCGGAAACTCTTCTCAAATGAGTGATGGTGCGGCTTTCGTTTTGATCATGAGTGAAGAGATGGTAAAAGAATTGAATCTTGAGCCTATCGCACGTTTGGTAAACTTTGCTTCTTCTGGTGTTGAGCCAAGAATCATGGGTATCGGACCTGTAAAAGCAATTCCGAAAGCCTTGAAACAAGCAGGATTAACACTTAACGATATCGAATTAATCGAGTTGAATGAAGCTTTTGCTTCTCAGGCTTTGGCTGTTACCCGCGAATTGAACATCAACCCGGAAATCGTAAACGTAAACGGTGGAGCTATTTCATTAGGACACCCTCTGGGTTGTACAGGAGCTAAACTTTCTGTTCAGTTATTCGACGAAATGAAACGCAGAGGCAACAAATACGGAATCGTGAGTATGTGTGTGGGAACTGGGCAAGGTTCTGCAGGGATTTACGAGGTGTTATAA
- a CDS encoding acyl-CoA dehydrogenase family protein: MADTIEKNVTRGGQFLVKETKCEDIFTPEDFSEEQLMMRDSVKEFVDKELWAHKDRFEKKDYAYTESSMRKAGELGLLGVAVPEEYGGLGMGFVSTMLVCDYISGATGSFSTAFGAHTGIGTMPITLYGSEEQKKKYVPKLASGEWFGAYCLTEPGAGSDANSGKTKAVLSEDGKYYSITGQKMWISNAGFCSVFIVFARIGDDKNITGFIVENDPSNGISMNEEEHKLGIRASSTRQVFFNETKVPVENMLSERGNGFKIAMNALNVGRIKLAAACLDAQRRVTSGAVKYANERIQFNTSISTFGAIRSKLAEMATNAYAGESASYRAAKDIEDRIAAREAEGTSHQEAELKGVEEYAIECSILKVAVSEDVQSCSDEGIQIFGGMGFSEDTPMESAWRDARIARIYEGTNEINRMLSVGMLIKKAMKGHVDLLGPAMKVQEELMGIPSFDTPDFSELFAEEKGIIANLKKVFLMVAGSAVQKYGPELDSHQQLLMAASNILIEIYMAESTILRTEKLAKKEGEDKVKEQIAMAKLYLYKAVDIVNLNGKEGIASFAEGDEQRMMLMGLKRFTKYTNLPNVVALRETIAAKLVAEDSYCF, encoded by the coding sequence ATGGCAGATACAATCGAAAAAAACGTGACTCGTGGTGGTCAGTTTTTAGTTAAAGAAACAAAATGCGAAGATATCTTCACTCCGGAAGATTTTTCGGAAGAGCAATTGATGATGCGTGACTCTGTAAAGGAGTTCGTAGACAAAGAATTATGGGCGCATAAAGATCGTTTCGAAAAGAAAGATTACGCTTATACAGAATCTTCTATGCGTAAAGCAGGTGAATTGGGACTTCTTGGAGTTGCTGTTCCGGAAGAATATGGCGGATTAGGAATGGGATTTGTTTCAACCATGTTGGTTTGTGACTACATTTCAGGAGCAACAGGTTCTTTCTCAACTGCTTTTGGTGCACATACCGGAATTGGAACTATGCCAATTACACTTTACGGATCTGAAGAGCAAAAGAAAAAATACGTTCCTAAATTGGCTTCAGGAGAATGGTTTGGTGCTTATTGTTTAACTGAGCCAGGTGCAGGATCTGATGCTAACTCAGGAAAAACGAAAGCAGTTTTATCTGAAGATGGAAAATACTACTCTATTACAGGACAAAAAATGTGGATTTCGAATGCAGGTTTCTGTAGCGTTTTCATCGTTTTTGCCCGTATCGGAGATGATAAAAATATCACAGGTTTCATCGTAGAAAACGATCCGTCAAACGGAATTTCTATGAACGAAGAAGAGCATAAATTAGGAATTCGTGCTTCTTCTACTCGTCAGGTTTTCTTCAACGAAACAAAAGTTCCGGTTGAAAACATGTTATCTGAAAGAGGAAACGGTTTCAAAATCGCGATGAATGCTTTAAACGTTGGTCGTATTAAATTGGCTGCTGCTTGTTTAGATGCGCAAAGAAGAGTTACTTCCGGAGCTGTAAAATATGCTAACGAAAGAATTCAGTTCAATACTTCTATTTCAACTTTTGGAGCGATCCGTTCTAAATTAGCTGAAATGGCAACTAACGCTTACGCTGGAGAAAGTGCTTCTTACCGTGCTGCAAAAGACATCGAAGACAGAATCGCTGCTCGTGAGGCTGAAGGAACTTCTCATCAGGAAGCTGAATTAAAAGGTGTTGAAGAATATGCTATCGAGTGTTCTATCTTGAAAGTAGCCGTTTCTGAGGACGTTCAATCTTGTTCTGATGAAGGAATTCAAATTTTTGGCGGAATGGGATTCTCTGAAGATACTCCAATGGAAAGTGCCTGGAGAGATGCTCGTATCGCTCGTATCTACGAAGGAACAAACGAAATCAACAGAATGCTTTCTGTGGGTATGTTGATCAAAAAAGCGATGAAAGGTCACGTTGATTTACTTGGACCAGCAATGAAAGTTCAGGAAGAATTAATGGGAATTCCTTCTTTTGATACTCCGGATTTCTCTGAATTATTTGCAGAAGAAAAAGGAATCATCGCTAACCTGAAAAAAGTGTTCTTAATGGTTGCTGGTAGCGCTGTTCAAAAGTATGGTCCTGAATTAGATTCTCACCAACAATTATTGATGGCTGCTTCTAATATCCTTATCGAAATCTACATGGCTGAAAGTACTATTCTTAGAACTGAAAAATTAGCCAAAAAAGAAGGTGAAGATAAAGTAAAAGAACAAATCGCTATGGCAAAATTATACTTGTACAAAGCGGTTGATATCGTGAACTTAAACGGAAAAGAAGGAATTGCTTCTTTTGCTGAAGGTGACGAACAACGTATGATGTTAATGGGGCTTAAACGTTTCACAAAATATACAAACTTACCAAACGTGGTAGCATTGAGGGAAACAATTGCTGCTAAATTAGTTGCAGAAGATTCTTACTGTTTCTAA
- a CDS encoding glycoside hydrolase family 18 protein — protein sequence MKQINLFALILLCNFTTSTFGQKSKKMDIIAYYTGDDKLINEYEVSKLNQIIFSFCHLKEGKLSVDSAKDSTTIKHLVSLKASNPQLKIILSLGGWGGCEPCSAAFSTPEGRLTFAKSVKEVSNYFKVDGLDLDWEYPAIEGLPGHLFQPADKPNFTELIKILRSTLGKKYELSFAAGGFQKFLDESIDWKTVMPLVNRVNIMSYDLVNGYSKVTGHHTPLYSTNPKEESTDRAVEYLLKLGIPAEKLVIGGAFYTRTWKNVENINNGLYQAGEHVQGVSFKDYSTFYTEANGWKYFWDEKAKAPHWYNEKEKTFATGDNLASIKAKAEYAKAKNLGGIMFWELPLDATRNGMVNTIYDVKTAK from the coding sequence ATGAAACAAATTAACCTGTTTGCCCTGATTCTATTGTGCAACTTTACCACAAGTACATTTGGGCAAAAAAGCAAAAAAATGGATATCATTGCTTACTATACCGGCGATGACAAGTTAATTAACGAATATGAAGTAAGTAAACTAAATCAAATTATCTTCAGTTTTTGCCATTTAAAAGAGGGAAAACTAAGCGTTGATTCTGCAAAAGACTCTACTACGATTAAACATTTGGTTTCGCTAAAAGCATCCAATCCACAATTAAAAATTATTCTTTCACTTGGAGGTTGGGGAGGTTGTGAGCCTTGTTCTGCAGCATTTTCAACACCCGAAGGAAGACTTACTTTTGCCAAATCGGTAAAAGAAGTGAGCAATTATTTTAAAGTAGATGGTCTAGATTTAGATTGGGAGTATCCGGCAATTGAGGGACTGCCAGGGCATTTGTTTCAACCGGCTGACAAGCCAAATTTCACCGAATTAATCAAAATTTTGCGTTCCACTTTAGGCAAAAAATACGAACTGAGCTTTGCTGCCGGAGGTTTTCAAAAATTTCTGGACGAATCCATTGACTGGAAAACGGTTATGCCTTTGGTAAACCGTGTAAACATAATGAGTTATGATTTAGTAAACGGATACTCAAAAGTTACCGGACACCATACGCCTTTATACAGCACTAATCCAAAAGAAGAATCTACAGACCGAGCAGTTGAATATTTATTGAAACTGGGAATTCCTGCTGAAAAACTGGTTATAGGAGGTGCCTTCTATACCAGAACCTGGAAAAATGTAGAAAATATTAATAATGGTTTGTATCAGGCAGGTGAGCATGTTCAGGGCGTTTCTTTTAAAGATTACAGCACTTTTTATACAGAAGCCAATGGATGGAAATACTTTTGGGATGAAAAAGCCAAAGCACCTCACTGGTACAATGAAAAAGAAAAAACATTTGCTACAGGTGATAATCTGGCCTCAATAAAAGCTAAAGCGGAATATGCTAAAGCTAAAAACTTAGGTGGAATCATGTTTTGGGAATTGCCTCTGGATGCCACACGCAACGGAATGGTCAATACAATTTACGACGTTAAAACCGCTAAGTAA
- a CDS encoding DUF4251 domain-containing protein, whose amino-acid sequence MKTKLSILLLLCCFLNVSVFGQEKTKKELRAERDLQQQKETEALIDSKKFDFEAQKVNPQGGRVIILNSNNYLLNFRPDKTTCDLPFFGRAYNVAFGGDGGIKFEGIPEDIKIEKKKKNYILRATVKGKDDVYNLLFTIFNNGNTTLTVNSNNKASISYDGLIRAPKEEENK is encoded by the coding sequence ATGAAAACTAAATTATCCATTTTATTGTTGCTATGCTGTTTTTTAAATGTTTCTGTTTTTGGACAGGAAAAGACAAAAAAAGAGCTAAGAGCTGAAAGAGATTTACAGCAACAAAAAGAAACGGAAGCATTAATTGATTCTAAAAAGTTCGATTTTGAAGCACAAAAAGTAAACCCGCAGGGCGGAAGAGTTATTATTCTGAATTCTAACAACTATCTCTTGAATTTTCGTCCAGATAAAACTACCTGTGATCTTCCTTTTTTTGGCCGTGCCTACAATGTTGCTTTTGGGGGAGACGGTGGAATAAAATTCGAAGGAATACCGGAAGATATTAAAATCGAAAAGAAAAAGAAAAATTACATTTTAAGAGCGACCGTTAAAGGAAAAGATGATGTGTATAATTTATTATTCACTATTTTCAATAATGGAAACACAACACTTACAGTCAATAGCAACAATAAAGCATCTATTTCTTATGATGGTTTGATTAGAGCGCCAAAAGAAGAGGAGAATAAGTAA
- a CDS encoding META domain-containing protein: MIKSILSFVFLGIVLVSCNCSKGVKGDNASKLEGNWELNYISGSGVDFDALYPNNKPTINFNLTEKRVSGNNGCNSFNGALVVTGSKIDLTHPMATTKKMCPQAQEGERLFMGTLPKITSYDITDEGKTLHFISADIALMRFTRK, encoded by the coding sequence ATGATCAAGAGTATTTTATCTTTCGTTTTTTTGGGAATTGTTCTGGTTTCCTGTAATTGCTCTAAAGGAGTAAAAGGGGATAATGCTTCTAAACTTGAAGGAAACTGGGAGCTTAATTACATCTCTGGTTCAGGTGTTGATTTTGATGCTTTATATCCCAACAATAAGCCAACCATTAACTTCAATCTGACTGAAAAAAGAGTATCGGGGAATAACGGATGTAATTCTTTCAACGGAGCACTTGTGGTTACTGGTTCTAAAATTGATCTGACACATCCAATGGCTACAACTAAAAAGATGTGTCCGCAAGCACAGGAAGGGGAACGTCTTTTTATGGGCACTTTGCCAAAAATTACCTCCTACGATATTACAGATGAAGGGAAAACACTGCATTTTATCTCGGCAGATATTGCATTGATGCGATTTACCAGAAAATAG
- a CDS encoding superoxide dismutase family protein: protein MKKIIASFAIITALIIGCKTSTKSNDAKTLTVTLEPKSKSTVAGTATFTEKKGKVTFVAKITGLQPGVHAIHIHEKADCSAADGSSAGGHWNPTFKKHGKWGVAEYHKGDIGNFTADANGNGTITLTTDEWCIGCGDENKDILGKGLIVHQGSDDFTTQPTGNAGGRVACAGIIK, encoded by the coding sequence ATGAAAAAAATAATCGCTTCTTTCGCTATAATTACAGCTTTAATCATTGGCTGTAAAACCAGTACAAAATCAAATGATGCCAAAACCCTAACGGTAACTTTAGAGCCAAAAAGCAAAAGCACAGTAGCCGGAACAGCTACTTTTACCGAGAAAAAAGGAAAAGTAACTTTTGTTGCCAAAATAACGGGGCTGCAACCGGGAGTTCATGCTATTCACATTCATGAAAAGGCAGATTGTAGTGCTGCTGATGGAAGTTCGGCCGGAGGACATTGGAATCCAACTTTTAAAAAACACGGAAAATGGGGTGTTGCCGAATACCACAAAGGAGATATCGGAAACTTTACTGCTGATGCAAATGGTAACGGAACGATAACACTAACTACTGATGAATGGTGCATTGGCTGCGGAGATGAAAATAAAGATATTCTGGGAAAAGGATTAATTGTTCATCAGGGATCTGATGATTTTACAACACAGCCTACAGGAAATGCGGGCGGAAGAGTTGCCTGCGCCGGAATCATTAAATAA
- a CDS encoding LETM1-related biofilm-associated protein: protein MINPSAPGWIDKFFSEQKFSEAIPFETPESFYHKVRETGFIYGHIIAIDSQIPIPIKGWFKTEISKVALLNTLYGVFCLEKRSSEPNNFISEVLKFYKEMSPEGFNIFKILLPKDTPSLSLENIIDQRVQTNDSIISKNFSHLVTNALLFIDVLAFRQYLEHGTIPEKYLKRIEETVMGIVALALKTKTIKSQHDDLLIKLFEASIRYSKFSKVTVDTLETLQLDFYTHKLEHYYLIDMAGMALWSDGVVENEEAYFLYSLGSMMGISDDFVTKSIETTNTFITTHKKKIPYFNYSNPVKHFYDQMTHSVVKLIVRNKNRLVKEIIQSKELMVLLAYSTTRDLDAKEKKKVKKQLLDICKTIPSLTIFLLPGGSLLLPILIKFIPTLLPSAFNENLDENE, encoded by the coding sequence ATGATTAACCCATCGGCACCAGGCTGGATAGATAAGTTTTTTAGCGAACAGAAGTTTTCGGAGGCTATTCCTTTTGAGACTCCTGAGTCGTTTTACCATAAAGTCAGAGAAACCGGTTTTATTTACGGTCACATCATCGCTATAGATTCTCAGATTCCAATCCCAATAAAAGGCTGGTTCAAAACCGAAATTTCCAAAGTAGCTTTATTAAATACTTTGTATGGTGTTTTTTGTTTGGAAAAAAGAAGTTCAGAACCAAATAATTTTATTTCAGAAGTTTTAAAATTCTATAAAGAAATGAGTCCGGAAGGTTTTAATATCTTTAAAATTCTGCTTCCAAAAGACACTCCTTCTCTTTCATTAGAAAACATTATAGATCAGCGTGTTCAGACCAATGACAGTATTATCAGTAAAAACTTTTCGCATTTAGTAACCAATGCGCTTTTGTTTATTGATGTACTGGCTTTCAGACAATATTTAGAACACGGAACTATTCCTGAAAAATACTTAAAACGAATCGAAGAAACCGTTATGGGTATCGTGGCTCTGGCTTTAAAAACCAAGACCATAAAATCTCAGCATGACGACTTACTGATTAAACTTTTTGAGGCCTCTATACGTTATTCTAAATTTTCGAAGGTTACGGTTGATACTTTAGAAACATTACAATTGGACTTTTACACCCATAAACTCGAACACTATTATTTGATTGATATGGCCGGAATGGCTTTGTGGAGCGATGGTGTTGTAGAAAACGAAGAAGCTTACTTTTTGTACTCTTTAGGATCGATGATGGGAATTTCTGATGATTTTGTGACCAAAAGCATTGAAACGACCAACACGTTCATTACTACTCACAAAAAGAAGATTCCTTACTTTAATTACTCCAATCCTGTAAAACATTTTTACGACCAAATGACCCACAGTGTGGTAAAGCTGATTGTAAGAAACAAAAACAGATTAGTTAAGGAAATTATTCAAAGTAAAGAATTAATGGTTCTGCTGGCTTATTCTACCACCAGAGATCTGGACGCTAAAGAAAAGAAAAAAGTAAAAAAACAGCTTTTGGACATCTGCAAAACGATTCCGTCGCTTACCATATTTTTACTGCCCGGAGGAAGTTTATTACTGCCGATTCTTATCAAATTTATTCCAACTTTACTCCCGTCTGCTTTTAATGAAAACCTGGACGAAAACGAATAA
- the can gene encoding carbonate dehydratase — translation MREFYKQLLENNRQWVEKSLALDPNYFADLAKGQTPPLLWIGCSDSRVPANEIIGAKPGEVFVHRNIANMVVHSDMNMLSVLDYAVNVLKVKHVIVCGHYGCGGVKAAMGNQSVGIIDNWIRHIKDEYRLHDKYLNSIEDETERFNTFVEINAKEQVYNLAKTSIVQGAWKNGQDLMLHGWVYGLNSGFVTDLNVNIASNEELDEVYQLDL, via the coding sequence ATGAGAGAGTTTTATAAGCAATTACTTGAAAATAACAGACAGTGGGTTGAAAAATCATTAGCGTTAGATCCTAATTATTTTGCTGATCTGGCAAAAGGACAAACACCGCCATTGTTATGGATTGGATGTTCAGACAGTCGTGTTCCGGCAAATGAAATTATTGGAGCTAAACCGGGTGAGGTTTTCGTACACCGTAACATCGCCAATATGGTAGTACACTCTGATATGAATATGTTGAGTGTTTTGGATTATGCGGTAAATGTTTTAAAAGTGAAACACGTTATTGTTTGCGGACATTATGGCTGTGGTGGTGTGAAAGCTGCTATGGGCAATCAGTCTGTTGGAATTATCGATAACTGGATTCGTCACATTAAAGATGAATACCGTCTGCACGATAAGTACCTGAATTCAATTGAAGATGAGACAGAGCGTTTCAATACTTTCGTTGAAATCAATGCAAAAGAGCAAGTTTACAATTTAGCTAAAACCTCTATCGTTCAGGGAGCCTGGAAAAACGGACAGGATTTGATGCTTCACGGATGGGTTTACGGTTTAAATTCAGGTTTTGTAACCGATTTAAATGTGAATATTGCTTCAAATGAGGAGCTTGATGAAGTTTATCAGTTAGATCTATAA